Within the Pseudonocardia alni genome, the region CCCGGCCCACCAGCTCGCCGGGCAGCTCGGGGGCGATCCCGGCGGCGGCCAGCAGACGTCGCAGCAGCGGGGCGCGGTCGGCGAGGCGGGTCGGGACGTAGGTCGCCGACCCGTCCCCGACCGGGCGGCGGGTCACCGCGGGCAGCCCGGCGAGGTCCCCCGCGCCCGGGTCGGTACCGCCGCCGGTCCAGCGGGCGAGCACCTCCACGGCCGGGTCCACCACCTGCACGGCCTCGCTCCACAGGTCACCGGTGGAGCCGTCGTCGAGCTCGACGACGGCGCCCGGGTCGAGCGGCGCGAACTCCTCGACCCGGATGCCCAGCAGGTCGCGCAGCGCGCCCGGGTAGCCGCCGAGGACGGCGTGCGCGTCGTCGTCGACGGTGCCGGAGAAGTAGGTGGTGACCAGGTGCCCACCGGCCGCGACGTAGGCGGTCAGCGCGGCCGCCCGGTCCGGGCCGACCACGTGCAGCACCGGGGCGACGACCAGCCCGTAGCCGGACAGGTCCGCGTCGGCGGACGTGACGTCGGCCCGCACCCCGGCGTCGAGGAACGCCCGGTACCAGCCGAGTGCCTCGGCCTTGTAGCGCAGCTCGGTGGTCGGGGTGAACGGCTGCTCGGCCGCCCACCACGACGGCCAGTCCCACAGCACCGCGGCCGGCGCGGGGACCCGCCGCGCCCCGGCGACCGGGGCCAGGTCGCGCAGTGTCGCCCCGAGCGCGGTGACGTCGCGGAACAACGCCGAGGCCGGGCCGGCGTGCGGCACCATCGCCGAGTGGAACTTCTCCGCGCCCGCCGCGGACTGGCGCCACTGGAAGAAGCAGAGCGCGTCGGCGCCGTGCGCGAGGTGGGTGAGCGCGTCGCGGGCGAGCTCACCGGGGCGCTTGGCGCGGTTGACCGGCTGCCAGTTCACCGCCGACGTCGAGTGCTCCATCAGCCACCACGGGTGCCCGCAGGCGAGGTTGCCGGTGAGGTTGGCCGAGAACGACAGCTCGTCGCGGGCGTCCGGACCGGGGAACACGTAGTGGTCGTTGGCGACGATGTCGACCTCGGGCGCCCAGGTCGCGTAGTCCATGCCGCTGGTCTCGCCCATCACCATGAAGTTGGTGGTCACGGGCACGTCCGGGGTGAGTGCGCGCAGCAGGTCCCGCTCCGCGCGCAGGTGGTCGAGCAGGGCGTCGGAGGAGAAGCGGGCGAAGTCGAGCTGCTGGGTCGGGTTCGGGTGGGTGCCCGGGCCGGTGCGGCGCGGGGTGCCGATCTCGTCCCAGTCGCCGTAGTGCTGGGACCAGAACGCGGTGCCCCAGGCGTGGTTGAGCCGGTCGAGGTCGCCGTAGCGGCGCTGCAGCCAGGCCCGGAACGCGACCTGGGCGTCGTCGGAGTGGTCGTGGACGTCGTGGCAGCCCAGCTCGTTGGACACGTGCCAGGCGGCGAGCGCGGGGTGGTCGCCGTAGCGGCGGGCGAGCCGCTCGACCAGGGCGAGGGCGTGGCGGCGGAACACCGGGGAGGTCGGGCGGTGGTGCTGGCGCCCGCCCGGCGCCAAGGTCCGGCCGCCGACGTCGACGGCGAGGATCTCCGGGTGCCGGTGATGCAGCCACGGCGGGGGTGACGCCGTGCCCGTCGCGAGGTCGACGGCGATCCCGCCCGCGTGCAGCAGGTCCAGCACGTCGTCGAGCCACCCGAGGTCCCAGCGGTCCGGCGCGGGCTGGAGCAGCGCCCAGGAGAAGACGCCCACGGTCGCGACCGTCACGCCTGCCTCGCGCATGAGCGCGACGTCGGACTCCCACACCGCGCGCGGCCACTGCTCGGGGTTGTAGTCGGCCCCGAACTCGATGCGGGGACGGGAGGCACCGGGGGTGCGACGCAACCAGCGGGTCATGCGCCCAGTGTGGCCGCGATGATGTGCGATGTCGTGCGGATGTGTCCGAGTTCGTGCGGATCAGGTTTCCCCGGGGTTACGGGCGGCGCCAGCGATGGCCCCGCCCCGCGCCGGCGGGGGACGATGCCGCTGCCCGAACCCCGTTCCCGACGACGCGAGCGGCCCGTCCCGACCCGCGCCACCGCGCGGAGAACCGGAGAGCCTGCGTGAGCCCCTCGGAGACCACCGCCCTCGCCCCCGACTCGCTGACCGCGCACTCGGGCGTCGTCAGCGAGAGCGAGCAGAAGGCGCTGCGCGCCGACATCCGGCGGTTGTCGACGATGCTCGGGCGGACGCTGTCCGACGAGTCCGGTCCCGAGGTCCTGGAGCTGGTCGAGCAGGTGCGCCGGGCGGCCCGGGACTCGGCGCGCGGCGAGGCCGGGCCGGACGTCGTCGCGGCCCTGCTCGACGGGATCGACACCGGCACCGCGGTACTGCTGGCGCGGGCGTTCTCCCAGTACTTCCAGCTGGCCAACGTCGCCGAGCAGCTGCACCGGTCCCGTGAGCTGCGGGAACTACGACCGGTCGATGCGCGACCGCTGCGGACGGTGCTGCGCCGCCTGGCCACCGAGGCCGACCCGGACGAGGTCGCCGACGTACTGGCCCGGGCCGAGCTGCGCCCCGTGTTCACCGCGCACCCGACCGAGTCGACCCGGCAGTCGGTGCTGGGCATCCTGCGCCGGATCGTCGACGCCCTCGACGACCGGGCGCCCGACGAGGAGCTCGCCGCGCTGGTCGACCTGCTCTGGCAGACCGACGACATCCGCCCCGGCAAGCCGATGGTGATCGACGAGGCCCGCAACGTCGCCTGGTTCGCGGCCCGGCTCGGCGAGCGGACCGTCCCCGACCTGCTGGGCGAGTTCGCCCGGGAGGCCGCCGAGGCGGGGCTGGAGATCCCCGACGACGCGCGTCCGCTCGTACTGGGGTCGTGGGTCGGCGGCGACCGCGACGGCAACCCCAACGTCACCCCCGCGGTGACCCGCGAGGTGCTGGAGCTGAACGCCGACCGGGCGATCCGGATCCACACCGCGCTGGTGGAGAAGCTGGTCTTCGAGCTGTCGGTGTCGACGCGGGTGATGGGGGTGTCGGAGGAGCTGCGCGGCTCGCTGGCCCGGGACCGCCGCGCACTGCCCGCGGTGCACGACCGCTACATCCGGCTCAACGCGCACGAGCCGTACCGGCTCAAGCTGTCCTACGTCGCGGCCCGGCTGGAGAACACCCGCCGGCGGATCGCGGCCGGCGCCGCGCACGAGCCGGGCGTCGACTACCTGGGGTCGGCCGGCTACCTGGAGGACCTGCTGGTCGTCGACCGGTCGCTGCGCGGCCACCACGGCGCCCGGATCGCCGGCGGCACCCTGGCCCGGGCGATCCGCTCGGCCCGCGCGCTGGGCCTGCACCTGGTCGAGATGGACGTGCGCGAGCACTCGCAGAAGCACCACGACGCGCTCGGCGCGGTGTTCGACGGGCTCGGCGAGCTGGAGAAGCCCTACGCCGAGCTGACCCGCGACGAGCGCCGGGAGCTGCTCTCGGCGGAGCTGCGCAGCAAGCGGCCGCTGTTCCGCCGCCACTACGGCGTGCCCGAGGCCGCCGCGCCGGTGCTGGACCTGTTCGACACGGTGCACGCGCTGCAGCACGAGTTCGGCGACGATGTCGTGCGGACCTACATCGTCTCGATGGCCCGCGACGTCGACGACCTGCTCGCCGTCGCCGTGCTGGCCCGCGAGGCGTACATGGTCGAGATCGGCGACGACCCGCGCTCCTCGATCGACCTCGTGCCGCTGTTCGAGACCGTGGAGGAGCTGTCCCGGGCCGGGGAGCTGCTGGAGGGGCTGTTGTCGGACCCGGGGTACCGGCAGCAGGTCCGCAACCGCGGTGACCTGCAGGAGATCATGCTGGGGTACTCCGACTCCAACAAGGGCGCAGGGATCACCGCGTCGCAGTGGCAGATCCACCGGGCGCAGCGCCAGCTGCGCGACGTGGCCGCCGAGCACGGGGTGCGGCTGCGGCTGTTCCACGGCCGCGGCGGGTCGGTCGGGCGCGGTGGCGGTCCGGCCGGTGAGGCCATCGCGTCGGCGCCGTTCGGGTCGGTCGACGCCACGATGAAGCTCACCGAGCAGGGCGAGGTCATCTCCGACAAGTACTCGCTGCCCAGCCTGGCGCACGACAACCTGGAGATCCTGCTAGCGTCGATGCTGGACGCGTCGCTGCTGCACCAGGCCTCCCGCTGGCCCGCGGACACCCTGAA harbors:
- a CDS encoding beta-galactosidase, with amino-acid sequence MTRWLRRTPGASRPRIEFGADYNPEQWPRAVWESDVALMREAGVTVATVGVFSWALLQPAPDRWDLGWLDDVLDLLHAGGIAVDLATGTASPPPWLHHRHPEILAVDVGGRTLAPGGRQHHRPTSPVFRRHALALVERLARRYGDHPALAAWHVSNELGCHDVHDHSDDAQVAFRAWLQRRYGDLDRLNHAWGTAFWSQHYGDWDEIGTPRRTGPGTHPNPTQQLDFARFSSDALLDHLRAERDLLRALTPDVPVTTNFMVMGETSGMDYATWAPEVDIVANDHYVFPGPDARDELSFSANLTGNLACGHPWWLMEHSTSAVNWQPVNRAKRPGELARDALTHLAHGADALCFFQWRQSAAGAEKFHSAMVPHAGPASALFRDVTALGATLRDLAPVAGARRVPAPAAVLWDWPSWWAAEQPFTPTTELRYKAEALGWYRAFLDAGVRADVTSADADLSGYGLVVAPVLHVVGPDRAAALTAYVAAGGHLVTTYFSGTVDDDAHAVLGGYPGALRDLLGIRVEEFAPLDPGAVVELDDGSTGDLWSEAVQVVDPAVEVLARWTGGGTDPGAGDLAGLPAVTRRPVGDGSATYVPTRLADRAPLLRRLLAAAGIAPELPGELVGRVELVRRDGFRFVVNRTDAPVDLGPLGAAEVLAGPAGTLPPRGVAVLRD
- the ppc gene encoding phosphoenolpyruvate carboxylase, encoding MSPSETTALAPDSLTAHSGVVSESEQKALRADIRRLSTMLGRTLSDESGPEVLELVEQVRRAARDSARGEAGPDVVAALLDGIDTGTAVLLARAFSQYFQLANVAEQLHRSRELRELRPVDARPLRTVLRRLATEADPDEVADVLARAELRPVFTAHPTESTRQSVLGILRRIVDALDDRAPDEELAALVDLLWQTDDIRPGKPMVIDEARNVAWFAARLGERTVPDLLGEFAREAAEAGLEIPDDARPLVLGSWVGGDRDGNPNVTPAVTREVLELNADRAIRIHTALVEKLVFELSVSTRVMGVSEELRGSLARDRRALPAVHDRYIRLNAHEPYRLKLSYVAARLENTRRRIAAGAAHEPGVDYLGSAGYLEDLLVVDRSLRGHHGARIAGGTLARAIRSARALGLHLVEMDVREHSQKHHDALGAVFDGLGELEKPYAELTRDERRELLSAELRSKRPLFRRHYGVPEAAAPVLDLFDTVHALQHEFGDDVVRTYIVSMARDVDDLLAVAVLAREAYMVEIGDDPRSSIDLVPLFETVEELSRAGELLEGLLSDPGYRQQVRNRGDLQEIMLGYSDSNKGAGITASQWQIHRAQRQLRDVAAEHGVRLRLFHGRGGSVGRGGGPAGEAIASAPFGSVDATMKLTEQGEVISDKYSLPSLAHDNLEILLASMLDASLLHQASRWPADTLKRWDEVMDCVSEAATTTYRTLVDDPGLPLFFTAATPVEELGRLNVGSRPSKRPGQGEPTLDDLRAIPWVFGWTQTRMVVPGWYGLGSGLKAAREAGFADELAEMREWAFFRNLIGNVEMTLAKTDLRIASNYVATLVEPEQQGLFAQIRAEHELTRRELLAVTGEDQLLARHPVLRGTLSVRDTYLEPLHHLQVELLAQRRAAGDDPDPDLERALLLTINGIAAGMKNTG